The Vallicoccus soli genome window below encodes:
- a CDS encoding GNAT family N-acetyltransferase: MSLRVRAAGRGDLPAVLALYAQLYPELAPPAADAGAWERTLGSPGRVVLLAVDGDEVLGTADLMVVPSVARGPYALVEHVVVDAGARRRGAGRALLAAAQERAAAAGCYKLQLSADDPQAFRFYEAAGWRHAARTYKRYLDGRRPPPG, translated from the coding sequence GTGAGCCTTCGGGTGCGCGCCGCCGGGCGCGGGGACCTTCCGGCCGTCCTGGCGCTCTACGCCCAGCTCTACCCCGAGCTCGCCCCGCCGGCCGCCGACGCGGGCGCCTGGGAGCGCACGCTGGGCAGCCCGGGCCGGGTCGTGCTGCTCGCCGTCGACGGCGACGAGGTGCTCGGCACGGCCGACCTCATGGTGGTGCCGAGCGTGGCGCGGGGCCCGTACGCCCTCGTCGAGCACGTCGTCGTCGACGCCGGGGCGCGGCGGCGCGGGGCGGGGCGGGCGCTGCTCGCGGCCGCGCAGGAGCGGGCCGCGGCGGCGGGCTGCTACAAGCTCCAGCTCTCGGCGGACGACCCGCAGGCGTTCCGGTTCTACGAGGCCGCCGGGTGGCGGCACGCCGCGCGGACGTACAAGCGCTACCTCGACGGGCGCCGGCCCCCGCCGGGCTAG
- a CDS encoding GH92 family glycosyl hydrolase has product MRRHLLGTATTVAVTAGAVAASLVAAPPAPAAAAQAPGAFSTSFEDGQPAPTWTDEVEVDAAGRLRAKGVAGPSATGWPGNVNERVASVDARGENPPNEVAANAADGDPATKWLDFAAPSPDAPVWLQYRTDEPVAVVRYALTSANDAPERDPVDWVLRGSTDGATWVDLDARTGEAFTARGQLREFAVEGAAAYTWFRLDVTRHGGGGIVQLADLQLSDGSAAPPPAETMRTRVGAGPASGYNIKPRVGFTGLHALQYGGTQEGRGRGFSYNRVLDVDVPVGPATRLSYKIFPELTDQDLDYPSTFAAVDLAFTDGSYLSDLGAVDNQGYRLDPRSQGASKSLYANQWNDKYADIGRVAAGKTVDRVLVAYDNPGGPSAFGGWVDDIEIDPAPEVNRSERLVDWVDTRRGSNSSSSYSRGNTFPATAVPHGFNFWTPQTSAGSLGTFYSYASQNNEENLPEVQAFAVSHEPSIWMGDRQTFQFLPQDGPAAGGQPVFDREERALAFSHDDEVAQAHYYGVTFQDGTRTEIAPTDHAAVTRFTFTGDSSSVLFDNVNDDGWTGINVEDGVVTGYSDTRSGLSNGATRMYLYATFDEAVTGGGKVTGHGRDDVTGYVSFDTSASKVVTMRMATSLLSVEQARRNLEMEVGDASFDEVRERGARAWEDVLDVVEVEGASEEQRTNLYSNLYRLSLWPNSAHENVGTPEAPVWKHAVQSSTTSPAPTGAEAERYRTETVAPVADGKVYVNNGFWDTFRTSWPAYSFLYPEKAGELVDGFVQQYRDGGWVSRWSAPGYANLMTGTSSDASFADAYVKGVRGFDAVDAYEAAVKNATVRPPGSATNSSVGRKGLETSIFLGYTPSTVSEGVSWALEGYLNDFAIGRMGQELAQSPDATPAQRERWTEESRYFLDRAQGYVHLFDPAVGFFQGKSPSGVWKSTPEEYDAEEWGHDHDYTETDGWNFAFHVPFDGQGLANLYGGRDGLADKLDAFFATPETALKPGSYGGTIHEMVEARDVRMGQWGFSNQVAHHIPWMYDYAGQPWKAQAITREALQRLYGGGRIGQGYPGDEDQGEPSAWNVFASLGFYPLQVGSPEYVVGSPQFTRMVVHREDGDLVVEAPRNSTQNVYVQGLQVDGQRWTKAYLPHDVLTGGTTLTFAMGPRPSRWGTAQDAAPRSLQQDDEVPTPLADTTGRGRGTATSSGLAGGVTAAALFDDTSATRTALAGPRPWVRHRLTGAAREVTHYTLTSSDQAADPSAWTLEGSNDGETWTTLDSRTGEAFPWRLQTRAFEVDRPGVYRDYRLAMVGAEGGTTALAEVELLADVPEVHGVAVALDRLVASGAVKRGPGRELQALVRTALEAEEDGDAAGVLRALRGLQARLDTLGPPQVSAAARAELSVLLSQWVTPADRLAVLRGRVADLAASGDVARGVARSLQEGIARAGERHAAGDAAGYERELTALRERVAGARPHQVSARAQEVLLPLVDGLLAARPPLDDLRAAYDTTAIGDDGAANADFDGEGWHYSRQALAEAGIVQGEDLEVPGTGMAYRLPDVGPGAADSIAAAGQVLDVSSLPAGTTRIAFVGAAHNGDVRSSVVLTYTDGTTATAPLAFGDWTLGGGGTTPRFDNVGLAQTAYRNRYAASPPAGDTGRPWLFATAPVQLAPGKVLATVTLPQQRNLKVLTLAHGTGTPAP; this is encoded by the coding sequence GTGCGGCGACACCTGCTCGGCACGGCGACCACCGTCGCCGTCACGGCAGGGGCCGTCGCCGCATCGCTCGTCGCCGCACCGCCCGCCCCCGCCGCCGCGGCGCAGGCGCCGGGCGCCTTCTCCACGTCCTTCGAGGACGGCCAGCCCGCGCCCACCTGGACCGACGAGGTCGAGGTCGACGCCGCCGGCCGCCTGCGCGCGAAGGGCGTGGCCGGCCCGTCCGCCACCGGCTGGCCCGGCAACGTCAACGAGCGCGTCGCGTCGGTCGACGCCCGCGGCGAGAACCCGCCCAACGAGGTCGCGGCGAACGCGGCCGACGGCGACCCGGCCACGAAGTGGCTGGACTTCGCCGCCCCGAGCCCGGACGCCCCCGTCTGGCTGCAGTACCGCACGGACGAGCCGGTCGCGGTCGTGCGCTACGCGCTGACCTCCGCCAACGACGCCCCGGAGCGCGACCCCGTCGACTGGGTGCTGCGCGGCTCCACCGACGGCGCGACGTGGGTGGACCTCGACGCGCGCACCGGCGAGGCGTTCACCGCGCGCGGGCAGCTGCGCGAGTTCGCGGTCGAGGGGGCCGCGGCCTACACGTGGTTCCGTCTCGACGTCACGCGCCACGGCGGCGGCGGCATCGTCCAGCTCGCCGACCTGCAGCTCTCCGACGGCAGCGCCGCGCCGCCGCCCGCCGAGACCATGCGCACCCGGGTCGGGGCGGGCCCCGCCTCGGGCTACAACATCAAGCCCCGCGTCGGCTTCACCGGCCTGCACGCCCTGCAGTACGGCGGCACGCAGGAGGGCCGGGGCCGCGGCTTCTCGTACAACCGGGTCCTCGACGTCGACGTGCCGGTCGGCCCGGCCACGCGGCTGTCGTACAAGATCTTCCCGGAGCTCACGGACCAGGACCTCGACTACCCGAGCACCTTCGCCGCGGTCGACCTCGCCTTCACCGACGGGAGCTACCTCAGCGACCTCGGGGCGGTCGACAACCAGGGGTACCGGCTGGACCCGCGCTCGCAGGGCGCGTCGAAGAGCCTCTACGCCAACCAGTGGAACGACAAGTACGCCGACATCGGCCGGGTGGCGGCGGGCAAGACGGTCGACCGCGTCCTCGTGGCGTACGACAACCCGGGCGGCCCGTCGGCGTTCGGCGGCTGGGTCGACGACATCGAGATCGACCCCGCGCCGGAGGTGAACAGGTCCGAGCGGCTCGTCGACTGGGTCGACACCCGCCGCGGGTCGAACTCCTCGAGCAGCTACTCACGGGGCAACACGTTCCCGGCAACCGCTGTCCCGCACGGCTTCAACTTCTGGACGCCGCAGACGAGCGCCGGGTCCCTGGGCACCTTCTACTCCTACGCGAGCCAGAACAACGAGGAGAACCTGCCCGAGGTGCAGGCCTTCGCGGTGAGCCACGAGCCCAGCATCTGGATGGGCGACCGGCAGACGTTCCAGTTCCTGCCGCAGGACGGCCCCGCTGCGGGCGGGCAGCCGGTCTTCGACCGCGAGGAGCGCGCGCTGGCGTTCTCCCACGACGACGAGGTCGCGCAGGCGCACTACTACGGCGTGACGTTCCAGGACGGCACGCGCACCGAGATCGCGCCGACCGACCACGCGGCCGTCACCCGGTTCACGTTCACCGGCGACTCCTCGAGCGTGCTGTTCGACAACGTGAACGACGACGGCTGGACCGGCATCAACGTCGAGGACGGCGTCGTGACCGGGTACAGCGACACGCGCAGCGGCCTGTCCAACGGCGCGACCCGCATGTACCTGTACGCGACCTTCGACGAGGCGGTCACCGGCGGCGGGAAGGTCACCGGGCACGGGCGCGACGACGTCACCGGCTACGTCTCCTTCGACACCTCGGCGTCCAAGGTCGTGACGATGCGCATGGCCACCTCGCTGCTCTCGGTCGAGCAGGCCCGGCGCAACCTCGAGATGGAGGTCGGCGACGCCTCGTTCGACGAGGTGCGCGAGCGGGGTGCCCGGGCGTGGGAGGACGTGCTCGACGTCGTCGAGGTGGAGGGCGCGAGCGAGGAGCAGCGCACGAACCTCTACTCCAACCTCTACCGGCTCTCGCTCTGGCCGAACTCGGCGCACGAGAACGTCGGCACGCCCGAGGCGCCGGTGTGGAAGCACGCGGTGCAGTCGTCGACGACCTCGCCGGCGCCGACCGGCGCGGAGGCCGAGCGCTACCGCACCGAGACCGTCGCGCCCGTGGCCGACGGCAAGGTCTACGTCAACAACGGCTTCTGGGACACCTTCCGGACCTCGTGGCCGGCGTACTCGTTCCTGTACCCCGAGAAGGCCGGCGAGCTCGTCGACGGCTTCGTGCAGCAGTACCGCGACGGCGGCTGGGTCTCGCGCTGGTCCGCCCCGGGCTACGCCAACCTCATGACGGGCACCAGCTCGGACGCCTCCTTCGCCGACGCGTACGTCAAGGGGGTGCGCGGCTTCGACGCCGTCGACGCGTACGAGGCCGCGGTGAAGAACGCGACCGTCCGCCCGCCGGGCTCGGCGACGAACTCCAGCGTCGGGCGCAAGGGCCTGGAGACGTCGATCTTCCTGGGCTACACGCCGTCGACGGTGAGCGAGGGCGTCTCCTGGGCGCTGGAGGGCTACCTCAACGACTTCGCGATCGGGCGCATGGGCCAGGAGCTCGCACAGAGCCCCGACGCCACGCCGGCGCAGCGCGAGCGCTGGACCGAGGAGTCCCGCTACTTCCTCGACCGCGCGCAGGGCTACGTGCACCTCTTCGACCCGGCCGTCGGCTTCTTCCAGGGCAAGTCCCCGTCGGGGGTCTGGAAGTCCACGCCGGAGGAGTACGACGCGGAGGAGTGGGGCCACGACCACGACTACACCGAGACCGACGGGTGGAACTTCGCCTTCCACGTGCCGTTCGACGGGCAGGGCCTGGCCAACCTGTACGGCGGGCGCGACGGCCTCGCCGACAAGCTCGACGCGTTCTTCGCGACGCCGGAGACGGCGCTGAAGCCCGGGTCGTACGGCGGCACCATCCACGAGATGGTCGAGGCGCGCGACGTGCGCATGGGCCAGTGGGGCTTCAGCAACCAGGTCGCGCACCACATCCCCTGGATGTACGACTACGCCGGGCAGCCGTGGAAGGCGCAGGCCATCACCCGCGAGGCGCTGCAGCGGCTGTACGGCGGCGGGCGCATCGGCCAGGGCTACCCGGGCGACGAGGACCAGGGCGAGCCGTCGGCGTGGAACGTCTTCGCCTCGCTCGGCTTCTACCCGCTGCAGGTCGGCAGCCCCGAGTACGTCGTGGGCTCGCCGCAGTTCACCAGGATGGTCGTCCACCGCGAGGACGGCGACCTCGTCGTCGAGGCGCCGCGCAACAGCACGCAGAACGTCTACGTGCAGGGGCTGCAGGTGGACGGGCAGCGCTGGACGAAGGCCTACCTCCCGCACGACGTGCTCACGGGCGGCACGACGCTCACCTTCGCGATGGGCCCGCGCCCGTCGCGCTGGGGCACCGCGCAGGACGCCGCGCCGCGCTCGCTGCAGCAGGACGACGAGGTGCCCACGCCGCTGGCCGACACGACCGGCCGCGGGCGCGGCACGGCCACGTCCAGCGGGCTCGCGGGCGGCGTCACCGCGGCCGCGCTCTTCGACGACACGTCGGCGACGCGGACGGCGCTCGCCGGGCCGCGCCCCTGGGTGCGGCACCGGCTCACCGGGGCCGCGCGCGAGGTCACGCACTACACGCTGACCTCGAGCGACCAGGCGGCCGACCCGTCGGCGTGGACGCTCGAGGGGTCGAACGACGGCGAGACCTGGACGACCCTCGACAGCCGTACGGGCGAGGCGTTCCCGTGGCGCCTGCAGACGAGGGCGTTCGAGGTGGACCGGCCGGGCGTCTACCGCGACTACCGGCTCGCCATGGTCGGTGCCGAGGGCGGCACGACCGCGCTCGCCGAGGTGGAGCTGCTCGCCGACGTGCCGGAGGTCCACGGTGTGGCCGTCGCGCTCGACCGCCTCGTCGCGAGCGGCGCGGTCAAGCGGGGGCCCGGTCGCGAGCTGCAGGCCCTCGTGCGCACCGCCCTCGAGGCGGAGGAGGACGGCGACGCCGCGGGCGTCCTGCGGGCCCTGCGCGGCCTGCAGGCGCGGCTCGACACCCTCGGCCCGCCGCAGGTGTCGGCGGCGGCGCGGGCCGAGCTCTCGGTCCTGCTGAGCCAGTGGGTGACCCCGGCGGACCGGCTCGCCGTGCTCCGCGGCCGGGTCGCCGACCTCGCGGCGAGCGGCGACGTCGCCCGGGGGGTCGCGCGCTCGCTGCAGGAGGGCATCGCCCGTGCGGGCGAGCGGCACGCCGCGGGCGACGCGGCGGGGTACGAGCGCGAGCTCACCGCCCTGCGCGAGCGGGTCGCCGGCGCCCGTCCGCACCAGGTCAGCGCGCGGGCGCAGGAGGTCCTGCTCCCGCTGGTCGACGGGCTGCTCGCCGCCCGCCCGCCGCTGGACGACCTGCGCGCCGCGTACGACACGACGGCCATCGGCGACGACGGGGCCGCGAACGCCGACTTCGACGGGGAGGGGTGGCACTACAGCCGCCAGGCCCTCGCCGAGGCCGGCATCGTCCAGGGCGAGGACCTCGAGGTCCCGGGCACCGGCATGGCGTACCGGCTGCCGGACGTCGGGCCCGGCGCCGCGGACAGCATCGCCGCGGCCGGGCAGGTGCTCGACGTGTCGTCGCTGCCCGCGGGCACGACGCGGATCGCGTTCGTGGGCGCGGCCCACAACGGGGACGTGCGCAGCTCGGTCGTGCTCACGTACACCGACGGCACGACCGCCACGGCGCCGCTCGCCTTCGGCGACTGGACGCTCGGGGGCGGCGGCACGACGCCGCGCTTCGACAACGTCGGGCTGGCGCAGACCGCCTACCGCAACCGGTACGCGGCCTCGCCGCCCGCCGGGGACACCGGGCGGCCCTGGCTCTTCGCCACGGCACCGGTGCAGCTCGCGCCGGGCAAGGTGCTGGCCACGGTGACGCTGCCGCAGCAGCGCAACCTCAAGGTCCTCACCCTGGCGCACGGGACGGGGACGCCGGCGCCCTGA